The following are encoded in a window of Maylandia zebra isolate NMK-2024a linkage group LG5, Mzebra_GT3a, whole genome shotgun sequence genomic DNA:
- the lhfpl4a gene encoding LHFPL tetraspan subfamily member 3 protein isoform X1, with product MLPSQEASKIYHDNYMRNSRAIGVLWAIFTICLAIINVVVFFQPYWIGDSVNTPQAGYFGLFHYCVGNGNSNREFSCQGSFYEFGSIPSGAFKAASFFVLMSMVLIITCIGCFALFFFCNTATVYKICAWMQLLCAICLVLGCMIFPDGWDAEVIQDMCGEDTGKYTLGNCSVRWAYILAIIGVLDALILSFLAFVLGNRQRDFLQEELKAENKDFIVSRLHLGPPLRMDGIEIQETKDPRFCVQRFH from the exons atgctgccttCGCAAGAAGCCTCCAAAATCTACCATGACAACTATATGCGCAACTCCAGGGCCATCGGGGTCCTGTGGGCCATATTCACCATCTGCTTGGCCATCATTAACGTGGTGGTGTTCTTCCAGCCTTATTGGATTGGCGACAGCGTCAACACACCTCAAGCCGGCTACTTCGGTTTGTTCCACTACTGCGTGGGTAACGGGAACTCCAACCGGGAATTCTCGTGCCAGGGCAGCTTCTACGAATTCGGCTCCATCCCGTCAGGAGCCTTTAAGGCGGCCTCATTCTTCGTGCTGATGTCCATGGTGCTCATCATCACCTGCATCGGCTGCTTcgccctcttcttcttctgcaacACTGCCACGGTCTACAAGATCTGCGCCTGGATGCAGCTGCTATGCG cCATCTGTCTCGTGCTTGGCTGTATGATCTTCCCGGATGGCTGGGACGCAGAGGTGATCCAGGACATGTGTGGTGAGGACACTGGAAAGTATACCTTGGGCAACTGCTCTGTTCGTTGGGCCTACATTCTGGCTATCATCGGCGTGCTGGATGCCCTCATCCTCTCCTTTCTGGCCTTCGTGCTGGGCAATCGGCAGAGGGACTTCCTGCAGGAGGAGCTGAaggctgaaaacaaag ACTTCATTGTGTCAAGG CTCCATCTTGGTCCACCTCTGCGAATGGATGGT
- the lhfpl4a gene encoding LHFPL tetraspan subfamily member 4 protein isoform X3, whose translation MLPSQEASKIYHDNYMRNSRAIGVLWAIFTICLAIINVVVFFQPYWIGDSVNTPQAGYFGLFHYCVGNGNSNREFSCQGSFYEFGSIPSGAFKAASFFVLMSMVLIITCIGCFALFFFCNTATVYKICAWMQLLCAICLVLGCMIFPDGWDAEVIQDMCGEDTGKYTLGNCSVRWAYILAIIGVLDALILSFLAFVLGNRQRDFLQEELKAENKD comes from the exons atgctgccttCGCAAGAAGCCTCCAAAATCTACCATGACAACTATATGCGCAACTCCAGGGCCATCGGGGTCCTGTGGGCCATATTCACCATCTGCTTGGCCATCATTAACGTGGTGGTGTTCTTCCAGCCTTATTGGATTGGCGACAGCGTCAACACACCTCAAGCCGGCTACTTCGGTTTGTTCCACTACTGCGTGGGTAACGGGAACTCCAACCGGGAATTCTCGTGCCAGGGCAGCTTCTACGAATTCGGCTCCATCCCGTCAGGAGCCTTTAAGGCGGCCTCATTCTTCGTGCTGATGTCCATGGTGCTCATCATCACCTGCATCGGCTGCTTcgccctcttcttcttctgcaacACTGCCACGGTCTACAAGATCTGCGCCTGGATGCAGCTGCTATGCG cCATCTGTCTCGTGCTTGGCTGTATGATCTTCCCGGATGGCTGGGACGCAGAGGTGATCCAGGACATGTGTGGTGAGGACACTGGAAAGTATACCTTGGGCAACTGCTCTGTTCGTTGGGCCTACATTCTGGCTATCATCGGCGTGCTGGATGCCCTCATCCTCTCCTTTCTGGCCTTCGTGCTGGGCAATCGGCAGAGGGACTTCCTGCAGGAGGAGCTGAaggctgaaaacaaag
- the lhfpl4a gene encoding LHFPL tetraspan subfamily member 4 protein isoform X2, giving the protein MLPSQEASKIYHDNYMRNSRAIGVLWAIFTICLAIINVVVFFQPYWIGDSVNTPQAGYFGLFHYCVGNGNSNREFSCQGSFYEFGSIPSGAFKAASFFVLMSMVLIITCIGCFALFFFCNTATVYKICAWMQLLCAICLVLGCMIFPDGWDAEVIQDMCGEDTGKYTLGNCSVRWAYILAIIGVLDALILSFLAFVLGNRQRDFLQEELKAENKDFIVSRIEIQETKDPRFCVQRFH; this is encoded by the exons atgctgccttCGCAAGAAGCCTCCAAAATCTACCATGACAACTATATGCGCAACTCCAGGGCCATCGGGGTCCTGTGGGCCATATTCACCATCTGCTTGGCCATCATTAACGTGGTGGTGTTCTTCCAGCCTTATTGGATTGGCGACAGCGTCAACACACCTCAAGCCGGCTACTTCGGTTTGTTCCACTACTGCGTGGGTAACGGGAACTCCAACCGGGAATTCTCGTGCCAGGGCAGCTTCTACGAATTCGGCTCCATCCCGTCAGGAGCCTTTAAGGCGGCCTCATTCTTCGTGCTGATGTCCATGGTGCTCATCATCACCTGCATCGGCTGCTTcgccctcttcttcttctgcaacACTGCCACGGTCTACAAGATCTGCGCCTGGATGCAGCTGCTATGCG cCATCTGTCTCGTGCTTGGCTGTATGATCTTCCCGGATGGCTGGGACGCAGAGGTGATCCAGGACATGTGTGGTGAGGACACTGGAAAGTATACCTTGGGCAACTGCTCTGTTCGTTGGGCCTACATTCTGGCTATCATCGGCGTGCTGGATGCCCTCATCCTCTCCTTTCTGGCCTTCGTGCTGGGCAATCGGCAGAGGGACTTCCTGCAGGAGGAGCTGAaggctgaaaacaaag ACTTCATTGTGTCAAGG